TGACAGCCAACTCAATTGCCAATCAAGGCATTGTTGAATCAGGAAAAGCATTGACGATGGCCAATGGTGCTAGAGTGATGACGCCACAATTAATTGATAATTTTGTTAAATTTGGTGGCACAGGGATTACGTTAGGCTTACTGATTGCGGCTTTATTAGCTGCAAAATCAAAACAAATGAAAGAAATCTCCAAGCTATCAATTGTACCAGGCTTCTTTAATATTAATGAACCAGTTATTTTCGGTTTACCGATTGTGTTTAATCCAATCATGTTAATTCCCTTTATTCTTGTCCCTTTGATCGGGTTAATTATTACTTACGGGGCGATTACAGTTGGTTTTTTAACCCCTTTTAATAATGTACAAGTTCCTTGGACAACACCACCGATTATTTCTGGCTTTATTTTAGGTGGATTTAAGGGAGCTTTGATTCAAGTCATTATTTTAGTTCTTTCTGTTGTTATTTACTTCCCATTTATGAAGAAGCAAGATCAACAGAACTTACTAGCTGAAGCAGAAGAAAAGTAAGCAATAAAACGTAAATCTTAGTTCTTATAAGCCAACTTTTCGAGAAAAAGAAGGAATTTTGAGGTGACAAAAAGCGTCACATCAAATTCTCCTATTTTTCTGCAGAGCCTAACCGGTTCAACAAACTTTTTATTAGGCTAGTTCTTATGAGCCAACTCCTCGAGAAAAAGATAAAAATTCGAAAGGACAAAAAACGTCCTATCAATTTTTCCTATTTTCTTGCCGGAGCTAACCGGCTCAACAAACTTTTTATATAAGGAGAGGGAAAACATGAAAAAAGATTTTTTATGGGGTGGTGCTGTTGCCGCTCATCAAATTGAAGGTGGTTGGGATCAAGGCGGTAAAGGTGTCAGTATCGCTGATGTTATGACAGCCGGTGCCAACGGTGTTCCTCGCGAAATTACCAATGGCGTTATTCCAGGGAAAAATTATCCAAATCATGAAGCAATTGACTTTTATCATCATTACAAGGAAGATATTGCGCTATTTGCAGAAATGGGCATGAAATGTTTTAGAACATCGATCGCTTGGAGTCGTATTTTTCCAAATGGAGATGATTTAGAGCCCAATGAAGCGGGGTTACAATTTTATGATGACTTAATTGATGAGCTCTTAAAATATGATATTGAACCGATTATCACGCTGTCTCATTTTGAATTTCCTTATCATTTATATACAGAGTATGGTGGTTTTAGAAATAAAAAGCTGATTGATTTTTTTGTGAAGTATGCAGATGTTGTGATGAATCGTTATAAAGATAAAGTGACGTATTGGATGACTTTTAATGAGATTAATAATCAAGCAGGTGGGCATGAAGAAATTCATAACTGGACCAATTCTGCTGTGAAAATCGAAGCTGGTGAAAATCCAGAAGAAGTGATTTATCAAGCGGCTCTTTATGAATTGATTGCTAGCGCTAAAGTTGTCAAATTAGGGCATCAAATTAATCCCGAATTTAAAATTGGGTGCATGATGGCTTATGTGCCAATTTATTCTTATTCTTGTAATCCAGCGGATATGATGGCTTCGGTAAAAGGTATGGAGCAACGTTATTTTTATAATGATATTCATGCTCGAGGAGAAATTCCAACGTACACTTTGAAAGAGTGGGAAGCAAAAGGCTATCATATCGAGTACACTCCAGAAGATTTAAAATCTTTAAAAGAAGGAACTGTTGATTATATTGGCTTTAGTTATTATATGTCTGCAGCTATTACAACGCTGGAAGAAATTGCAGGGCATAAATTAACAGAAACTGGACCTGAAAAGATTGTGACAAACCCCTATGTGAAAGCAAGTGATTGGGGCTGGCAAATCGATCCAATTGGTTTGCGCTATGTCTTAACAACGGTCTATCAGCGTTACAATTTGCCTTTATTTATTGTTGAAAATGGCTTTGGTGCATACGATAAAATTGCCGCAGATGGCACAATAAATGATGATTATCGAATCGACTATTTAAAAGCGCATATTACTGAAATGAAAAAAGCGGTGGATGAAGATGGTGTTGATTTACTGGGTTATACCCCTTGGGGCGTGATTGATATTGTTAGCTTTGGAACTGGCGAGATGGAAAAACGGTATGGTTTTATTCATGTGGATAAAGATAATCAAGGTCAAGGAACATTGAAACGCACCAAGAAAAAATCCTTCGAGTGGTATAAAAAAGTCATTTCAAGTAATGGTGAAATACTTTAAAAATAGAACTAAACTACCGTTGTAAAGGAGTATTTGTTTCAACTAAAGAGTATGGTAAAATGAAAGCAATGATAAAAAAGGATGCGTTAAAATGAAGTATGAAGCTTTTGTGGAATTGCTTGAACAGGATATAAATAATGGACGATACGATCAAGATGGCAAATTACCTTCTGAGGATGTGCTGATTGAATCCTATCAAGTAACACGCTACACGTTGCGTAAAGCCATTGCTTTTTTAGTTGAACGAGGACAGCTATATCAAGTTCAAGGTAGCGGTATTTATTTAAGGCGCAGAGCCAAAAAAGGCTATTTTAATTTAGATGATACCCAAGGCATTACGTCAGAGTCCCGTGGTATCAATCAAAATGTTGAAACTAAAGTTGTCAGTTTAGAAGAAATTCAATTTAAAGATGCAGCCTTTGTGCCAGAAGGTTTGTCACTGTCACCTGAAACGATTCTTTATTTTGTTAAACGATTGCGTTTGTTAGACGGCAAACCTTTTGTAGTGGAGCATTCCTATTATATTAAAAGTTTAGTTCCATATTTAAATCATGAAATTGTGGAGCAATCTATTTTCCATTACTTAAAAGAAGTCGTTAAGCTGAAATTTGGCTTTGCAGATAAAATTATTCGAACAGAAAAATTAACTCAAGAAGTAGCGACATTACTAGAATTAAAAAAAGATGATCCGACTTTAGTGATTATTGATGAAGCGTATCTTTCCAATGGCGCTCTTTTCAATTATTCAAAGCTCTATTATCATTATGAAAATTCTGAATTTTTTATG
This Carnobacterium maltaromaticum DSM 20342 DNA region includes the following protein-coding sequences:
- a CDS encoding 6-phospho-beta-glucosidase, with translation MKKDFLWGGAVAAHQIEGGWDQGGKGVSIADVMTAGANGVPREITNGVIPGKNYPNHEAIDFYHHYKEDIALFAEMGMKCFRTSIAWSRIFPNGDDLEPNEAGLQFYDDLIDELLKYDIEPIITLSHFEFPYHLYTEYGGFRNKKLIDFFVKYADVVMNRYKDKVTYWMTFNEINNQAGGHEEIHNWTNSAVKIEAGENPEEVIYQAALYELIASAKVVKLGHQINPEFKIGCMMAYVPIYSYSCNPADMMASVKGMEQRYFYNDIHARGEIPTYTLKEWEAKGYHIEYTPEDLKSLKEGTVDYIGFSYYMSAAITTLEEIAGHKLTETGPEKIVTNPYVKASDWGWQIDPIGLRYVLTTVYQRYNLPLFIVENGFGAYDKIAADGTINDDYRIDYLKAHITEMKKAVDEDGVDLLGYTPWGVIDIVSFGTGEMEKRYGFIHVDKDNQGQGTLKRTKKKSFEWYKKVISSNGEIL
- a CDS encoding GntR family transcriptional regulator: MKYEAFVELLEQDINNGRYDQDGKLPSEDVLIESYQVTRYTLRKAIAFLVERGQLYQVQGSGIYLRRRAKKGYFNLDDTQGITSESRGINQNVETKVVSLEEIQFKDAAFVPEGLSLSPETILYFVKRLRLLDGKPFVVEHSYYIKSLVPYLNHEIVEQSIFHYLKEVVKLKFGFADKIIRTEKLTQEVATLLELKKDDPTLVIIDEAYLSNGALFNYSKLYYHYENSEFFMHATMK